The Treponema sp. Marseille-Q3903 genomic interval TGAAAACCATTTTGACCAGATGTAATAAACAGTTGGTAATGTTGAATCAAATGTCTGAACTTGAGTATTTTTGTTTTTATTATCAGACATTGTTATAAGCAATCTGCATCGGTTTCCATCACTATATTCTGTAATTTCAAATGTCTGTCCATAAACGCCACCATTGTAAATTTTCTTGGTAGTAGTAGTTTGTGCATACAATCCATTAATTGTTATTAAGAATAAAATTGTCAACATAACAATAATTTTATTTTTCATAAAAGTTCCTCCAAATATTTTATTCATAAAGAACAAATGCAGCCCAATAATATGGGTGGTTATAATCATCACTATTACGGAATTCATTTTTTACTTTACGATATGCCTCAGAGTACGACATTCCGCTTTTTACTTTTTTATACATTCTAGTCATGAATTCAGCTGTTGCTGCATCATCTACACTCCAAAGAGTTACTCCGACATTTTTAGAACCAGCTACCATAAATGCACGAGAAAGACCAACCATTCCTTCTCCTTTTTTTACTTCACCAAGACCTGTTTGGCAAGCAGAAAGACAAACCATTTGTGCATTAAGATTTAATGAAGATGCTTCTCCGATAGTTAAATAACCATCATCAGTCGAATCACTAATTTTTCCTGATACCTCAGAGAAAAGGACACTGGACATTTCACTTAAATCAGAATCATAATATCCATGACAAGCGAAATGTAAAATCGAATAATTTGCGAGACTTCCATTTTTTGACATTGATTTAAGATTTGCTTCACTTGCTATTTTCTGTGTTTCAACTTTAGCTTTTGTAAATGTACTTTTTTGAAGGGTTTCAATCTCAACAATTGTTCCTGGTAAATCACGCCAGTTTAATTTTTTCTGTTCATAGTATTTTGCAGATCCTTCATTTTTTATGAGTTCCTGTAAAGCTTCCGCAGAAAGTTTTGTTTGACTTTCTACAGTCGCAAAACTTCTATCAAAACCACGCTTCCCAGTTCCTCGTAATGTTTGGTTATGCTCCTCCTCTGATAATGATTTGTCATACCACGCTCCACCAAACAATAAAGTATCTTTATTAGATGTTTTTATTGAATCAGCAATCATACTGACAGAAATTGATGGAGATATCCCTATAGAGTATTTTTTTCCAAATTCTGGAGAGTCAGAATTTTCTCTAAGAATATCAAAAGGTAAAAATGATAAATTTCCGTCTGTTACGATTAATATATCTTTACAGCCTTTTAAATGTGGTAAAACAGGATTTATAAGTTTTTCATATAATTCGTTTCTTTGTTTTTCAAAAGTTACTTCTGATTTTATTGGTCTGTGTGTAATTGCATCCCTTAAGATATTAATTGTAGTATTATAATCGTATTTCGGATCAAGACAAACTGTAGTAATATTTTTATTTGTAGCAATTATACAATATGCAAAACTTTCATTATTTTCTGTTTCTGGTTCATAAAGAACATATTCAATTATTGCCCTGTTTTTTCCACACCATTTTTTTATCTCATTTGCTTTTGGAGGCTGTGGATTTCTTAATTGGGCATAAGCCGGTATTCTTTTACTAATTTTTTCATCAAGTTTAGAAAGTGATTTCTCTGATGTTGATAGATTTTTTTCCGCTTCAATTAATTTCTTAGAATCTCTTTCGTTTTTTGATATATTATTTTGTTTTTCAATCTCATTTCTTGAAATATCTATTTGTTGTATTAATTTTTTAATTTCATCACGTTCAGATTCTGAAACACCATCAAGATTAATAGCTCTCTCAAGACCAATTTGATCAAGGAAGCCTCTACTTCTAAGCATTTCAGAATATTCTAATGCTTTTTCTGGATTATTATTTCTTGTTTCAAAATCAACACCAAAATAATAAATATATAATGAATCTTTTAGTAATTGTGATTTTATAGAAGTCATATCTAATCTTGCACGTTCAATTGTATCAATTGCTAAAGCGATAGTTTCCCTAATGAAATCAATATTTGTATCAAATCCATCTGTACGTGAATTTTTTAAAATCGTAGTAAGTACAGAAATAATTTGATTGTAATTTGTACTAACTTTATATCCTTCATAGCAATTTCTAAAATTTTCAATTGCTTTTTTATAGTCATTAATAATGGCATAATGACATCCAAGCATATAATATTCTGTAGATGCTTTTGCGGATTTTTCTCCGCATTGGTTTATATAAACATTTAGAGCTGCTTTATATAAAGCTTCAGCATCTTCGTACTCTTGATAAATTTCATATATACCTGCAATTCTATCATATGCATCTGCAACATCTGTAGTTTCAACTCCGTATATGTCAATTAAAGTATTCATGCATTTACGAAAATACTCTAGAGCTAATAAATAATCACCTTTATTCTCGCAAGCATCGCCCATTCCTAGGTAACATCTTGCAACATCAGAATGTTTTTCTCCATAAAACTTTGTAAATATATCAGCAGCCTGAGTATACATTTTAAAAGCTGAATCATAATCACCTTGTGAAATATAAAGTCTTCCCAAAGCTTTATTTGTGGTAGCAATTCTTGGATGTACATTACCAAAGAGTTTTATGAATATAGAATTTGCTGCTTCATAATTAGCAATTGCCCGAGAATAGTCACCCATTCCTTGATATACTTGTCCAATATTTGAATATGCTACACCGGTGTTTTCAGTATTACCATATAGTTTTAAATTAATATCTAGAGCTTTTTTCCAATTATCAAGAGCTTTTGGATAATCTGATTTTGCATAATACAAGCAACCAAGTTGATTATATAAAATTGCATAATATGATGAATAAAAATTTGCATTAAGTTCAGTTAATATTTTATCAGCATATTCAAATAAATCTAATGCATCATCGAACATTTGGTAGTCTGAATAAATTGAAGCAAGATTTATTATTGTATTTGCGACATCATAATCAAATTCACCAGATATTTTTTTTCTGATTTCTAATGATTTTGAATAATTATAAAAAGCATCTTCATATTTTCCTGCATAATAATTTTCTACACCGATATTAAAATAACATGCTGCTGTTTTTAAGTTATCCTCTGAATATGTTTTCTTATAAATATTCAAAGCTTTATTGTAATAATTTATTGCTGTTAAATGGTCTCCTTTTGCGCCATATACCATTCCTATATCGCTATAACAAGTTGCAACTTCTTTATAGTTTTCGCCAAAGAGTGAAATTATAATATCAAGAGATTTATTATAATAATTTAATGCATTTTCAAAATCAGAGTAATCATAATAAATATTTCCAATAAAAATTAAAGTATTTGCTTCGCTTTCTTTATCACCATTTGTAGAACTGTAAAATTTTAAAGCTTTATTAAGCCATGTTAAAGCTTGTTGATAATCAACTTTATTGTAATATGTTAATCCTGTAAAAAAATAAACATCGTTAGTATAAATATGGTTTTTACCATATACTTTTTCATAAATAGGAATTGCTTTAAGATAATAATTTAGAGCATTGTTATAATCCTGATTGTTAAAATATTCATTTCCTTTTGAATAAAGCGAATAAGCTTCATCAGATGTTTGTGTAAAAGTAGAAAAATTGAAAATTAAAAGAATTATAAGGCCAGTAAATAGTTTCTTTAATTTCATTTTTAATTCCTTAATTTTATAAAAGTTGAATCATATTTAATTCGTCATCTTCATTTTCAGATAATTCAATATCAGAATTTCCATTAGAAAAGAAAATTAGAAATAATGTGAATATACAAATAACAGCAATAGGTAATAAAACTAAAATAGGTTTTTCTTGTTTACCTAAAATAAGCCATAAAATAGTACCTACACACCCACCAAAAGAACAAATCAAAATGGTAAAACTTGCCCACATATTTATTTTCGTAACAGAAAAATCAAATTCTTTTGTCGGATTTAATCTACTTCCAGTTTTTTTGGGATTTAAATAGACATCGTATAATGGTCCTATTTCAGTTTTTTCAAGTAACGAAACATGTACTTCCCAATTCTTTTGCCAAAACTTTGAACCTTTATTAACCATATGCCATGCAACAGAAAAGAAAAAGCCTAATCCTGATAAAATTGAAATTACAGGAGCAAAAAAAGAATAGTTATTATTTTCAACATATTTACATAAAATTGCAAATAAAGCAGTGTATATAATTGTTATGAATGCCCAAAAGAATCCTGTTCGTCTCCAATATAAATCAATTTCGAATTTTCTGATTTCTTGAGCTTCTTTTAATGCTGTAAAACGAGATCTTTCATTTTGATTGTTTAGATTTTCAGGAAACAATTCTAAATATTTTTCATTTTGTGTAATACTTTTAGCTTTTCTTTTTTGTTTACTCATAATTTGTAATTCCTAGTAAAAAATAATAAAGCCTTGTAATTAAATTACAAGGCTAATTCGTCAGATTTTGATTTTATTAGTTTGTATAAAGTTCAAAATAAGACATATATCTAGAGTTGTTTTTTACAACTATATGGAAGTTACCATCCCATCTAGGAACGAAACTACACCATGCACTTGTGCTATATGAAGTATCTTTATCTATAAGATTCCAATTTGAATCATAAATATACAAATCAAGGTCACAACCATCTAAAGAATAAACATCAACTTCTGCATATCGACCTGCAACAAAGCCTACGTTGTAATATGAAACTTTACTGTTTCCATATACATAAGAATAATCATATTTTGGTCCACCAAATGCACCGCGTGTAGCAGATGATTTTACAAGTTTTTCAACAGTTTTTGCATATGCAAGTAAAGTTTTATCTTTGCCGGCTAATTTTTTTCCATCTTCTAAAAGTTGTTCTGCAGTATACTGTTTCTTTTCAGAAGCGCTTTCCTTATAACCAGATTCATCCTGAGAAGCTTTTGTTGTCATTTCTTGAGTTGGAATTTGCGCTAAGATTTCAGCTGCACAAAGTAATGATGAAGCTGATCCATTTTTGTAACCGTAATCTGCTAACTGGAAGGCTGTCTGTATAGAAGCCATTTCTTCTGATACAGGTGTTTTAAGTTCTTCTTTTGCTTCAATTTCTGGCTGATTTGCGGCCTGTGCAAATACAGATGTTGCAATTAAAGCACTTGCGAAAATAACCATTAGTTTTTTCATTTTTTCTTTTATTCTCCTTGGATTTATTTTATAAAAAGATTTATAAAAATCAATTTATTACTTAATTAATGGAATAATGTTTGTCCAATAATTATCTTTGCTTTTATCATAATTATTTATAACAACATAAGGTGCTGCTGGGTTACGAGTGATTAAAGCAACGCTAACATCGCATCCACGCTGTTTCATTAATGCCTTTACAGATGAAGCTAAATCATTATTTGGGTTCACGGTTCTCATGTGATCAAAATCTATTACATAGCCCATTGATTCAATCCAGGTAGGTACATATTTATCAATTATTGAATTACCATAACCATCGTGGTATGTGTAAGTATCATAAAGCCAATAATGAATTTTACCATGTCCTTCAATATAAGCCCATCCATCCTGTTCTTTGTAAGATTCTGCTACATTATAAAACCATTTTCCATTAAGTGTTACACCAGAATCCCAATGCCATCCTCCACTTTCTATTGGAGGTTCTTCAGCAAAAAGAATAATTGAAATAAATATAAGAGGAAGAAAAAGTAATTTTTTTTTCATAACCTCACTCCTAGTTGTAAAATCATTTTTCAGTTTCTGTCTAATTTTTTTTAATATTTTGTTATTAACAATTATAAACCTTTTTAGCTTTAAAATACAGTAAATTACTAATTTTTTATATTGTGCTTTTCTTCTATTGACAACAGCCTTTATTCAAGCTATCTTGAATTAAAGGCACTTCATTTGACACAGTGATTTAGAATTAACCTAAATGAATTGCTTCCCTTTTCGAGGGGAATCAGTCCAACTTATTTTAGTTTTAATGAATCTGTATTGAAAGTTCGTGTTTGATTTACCTTAAATATTTTACATTATTTATTTAACATCAATTATGAACACTCGAAGTGTCTTCAAAAATCTATTTGGAGGCATTCATGAATTTTAGTGAACAACAATCAATTATCAATTCTCAAAGAGAAATCGAAGAAAAAATCGGTTACAGTTTCGGGACAAACCGTCGTTTATTAGTACAGGCCTTTACAAGAAAATCTTTTGCCGAAGAAAATGAAGGAATCGAGGATAACGAAGTTCTTGAATTTTACGGAGATCAGCTTGTAAACACCATTATGACAAAATGGATGTTTGACTCATTCAGCCAATACTCTGGCAGTTTTCAAAATGATTATTATTATTCTAAAAAAAATGAAGCTGAACTTTCTGAAATACGTGCCAGTTATATTAATAAATCTGCGTTGGCGCATTGTATAAGAATTCTTCAGCTAGAGTATTTTCTTCTGCTTGGCAAAGGTGATATAAAAAAAGAAATCTGGAATAATGATAAAGTTCTTTGCGATTTATTCGAAGCAATCATTGGTGCTATTGCTGTGCATTCAGCCACCCGTACATCAAATGGCTATAAATGGAATTATGATATTATAGAAAAGTCCTGTAAGAAAATGTGGGATATGTTAGATATCAAAGAAGACTATGTTGAAGAACTTGAATGTTTATGTGAAGAAATGGATATAGACTATCCAAAATATATTCCTCAACCAGTTTATCTTACCCCATCAGGACAAGAGTATCGTTGTAAAATTGAACTTTATAATGATGACGGAAATTGTTTTAAAAGTTTAGAAGCTTCCGGAAATTCAAAAGTAGTTGCACAATTAAATGCAGCACAAGCTGCAATAAACTATCTTGTAGGAAGTCAAATTAAAACTGAGCTTCAAAATGCAACTCCCGAAAATGCACTTGAATTATTAAATGTTCTTTTTTTAAGAAAACAAATTGCGAAACCAGAATTTAATTTTCCTTCTTGTAAAAATGAAGATGGTAATCAGGTCTGGACTTGTGAATGTTATATTACAACATTTGAAAATCTTCCAGGCTATAAAGAACATGGTATCGATACTGGTTATACAAAACAGGAAGCAAAACAAAATGCCGCCTATGATTTAATTTGCTGGTACTTAGATAAACCAAATGAAAATCGTATATGGATTTGTCCGGTATGTGGTGCTGAAAATTCATATGATACAAGAATATGTACAACTTGTTACGAAGGCGAAAACTAAAAAAAATATAAGGATAAAAATATGGAAAATGAATTAGGAAAAATTGCATTATTAATTGATGCAGATAATTTTAAACAAATAAATAAAATAAAACCTGCCATTCTTGAAATTTCTAAGTATGGCAAAATTTCATTAAAACGTGCTTATGCTAATTGGACAAAAGATCAGTTCAGTAATTGGGGCGAGGTACTTCGTAATTTTGCAATTAAGCCTATTCATCAAATTGATTATGTATCTGGAAAAAATGCAACAGATATGGCACTTACAATAGACGCAATGGATTTTCTATATAACTCAGATTACGATGTTTTTGTAATTGTTTCAGGTGACAGTGATTTTACTCCACTTGCAATTAAATTAAAGGAATCCGGTAAAACCGTAATTGGAATTAGTGCAAAAGGTAATACTTCAGAAGCGTTTGTCTCATCTTGTGATAATTTTATTTATACAGAAAATCTTGAAAATGAAACACAAGAAACTTCAACCCCAGAAGATGATAAAGAAGTCACGAAGAAAGATAAAAATCTTGAATTACAGGATTTAATCAAAAAAGCTTATGACAGTAAGAATGATGAAGAATATGTAAATGTTTCTATTGCCGGTTCTTATATAAAACGTGTAAAACCAGATTTTGATATTAGGAATTATGGTGTAAAAAAACTTACTGACTATTTGAAAAAATATCCTAAGCTTTATGATGTCAAAAATAGAAAATCTGGTAATAAATTAATATTTACTTATAAAATTAAAGAATCCTAATTTAGCAAGTAAAAAAAGCTTCCAAACTCTCTCCGATTTGCCAGGGGGTAAGATCTTCGCTATCGGGGAGAGCCTTTTGCAGTTACTTATATTTTTTTGTCACACGTTTAATATAAGGCTTATCGCTCAAGTTAGGTTTTGGCTTAGATAAATAATTTTGCCGATTTCTTTCTCGAATCGGTAAATTATGTTCTCTTTCTTTTTTGCTTTCATATATCCTTCTAATAAATCTCCCACAGTTAGGACATTTATAAAAGCCGTCCTTTTTATCTTTCAAGAAGTTTTGAAATATATCCTGCTTCTTACAAAATCCACAATGTAATAAACAATCTTTTAATTCACCTGGTAATAAAGAATAATTTCTACCTTTCATTTTACAATACCTCGCCATTCCACTTTCACACTCAGCCCCAGCCAAAACCGCTGTCCGTTAGTGCTCAACCTCTTAAAGCCTTTCTCGCTCATCCGTAAGCCCAGCCACTTTTGCGACATAACCCGCTCATTGTTTTTATTGCACCACTTGATATAAGTCTCATACAAAATCTTAGTATGAAGCCGCCAGCTCAAAGATCCGTCAATTTCAAGACAGTCATTTACAAAAGTTCCTACCGCATCCATATCCATTCTATATTCCTCATTAGCCTTGCTAACCGCATCCGCATCTCCAAGACCTTCTTTTTTCCACATCGCATATCCCTGGATAAGCCAGTTCAAAATTCCGGCATTTTCTGCAATCAGCTTTTCAGTAAGATTTTTATCCCTCTGTTCCGGCGGAATCGTTACATCAAAAGGAATCATTTTAATACGTCGCCAGATACCGTTATCAGCTCCGCGGATTTTCGGCTTATGGTTAGTCGCCATAAAAATCTTAAAGGTCGGCTTAAAAGAAAAATACTCTCCGTACAAAAAGCGCGCCGTCAAAGAATCTTCTCCCGTAACACTTTTAATCAGGCTTTCACTCATCGGGATTCCCTGTTCAATCTCGCTGGTAGTAACAAGCCTTGAACCCTTAAGACGTGCCAGGTCGTTACTCTGTTCCTTATTCTTTTTGATAAAGGTTTCAATACCAGTGCTGCAGCCGTAGTCACCAAAAAGCTCAAGCAGCACATTTAAAAAGGTTGATTTACCATTAGCACCAGTTCCAAACAAAATAAAAAGACACTGTTCGCTGACATCACCGCTCAAAGCATAGCCGCAGGCTTTTTGAATAAAACGAATCAGTTGCATATCCTTAGCAAAAATCTGCATCAAAAAAGTTTTCCAAGTCGGACAGTCCGCCGCCTTGTCATAAATAAAATTGCTCTTCTTTGTAATAAGATGCTTGATGTTCGGCTCTTTAGCTTTTCCGGTTTTAAGATTCAGCGTCAGCCCCTCAACATTAAAAAGATAGTTATCCGTATCAAACTCTTTTTCAATTGTCTTGATTTCCGGCCGCATTTTCAAAAGCCCCACAATTGCCTGTATCTTTCTGAAGCTTTCACTTTTAATAAGATGCTTTTCAAAATCTTGCTTCAAAATCGGGTCTGGAATATAACGCTGAATTCTGTACATCTGGTGAATGAAGATCGGAATACGTTCCTGCACAAAGCCTCGGTAATCAATCTCCCAGTTGGTCCCATTCCACACAAGAAACTTATCCCAGGTAATACAGTAGCGGATTTTATCCTGATAAGCCCGAAGAAAATAAAGCGTATTCGTCAAATCCGTAAACTGCATTTCACCGCTTACGTATTTGTTAGCCTTCATCTCAAGTCCAATCTGTTCGAGGACAGCTCTTTCATTTTTAGAAAATTCAGTTTCATTCATTGATATATCCGTTCGCTTTCAAAAGCCTGTAAAACAAAATCAGCTTATACTGCAGCTGCTCATATCCATCTATCAAATTATTTGAAGTAATAGTCTTAAGAATTTCTGTAAGCTTTTCTTGAATCAAAATCAGTGCCCTGGGATTATCCGCAAAACGCTCAAAGTCCCACCAGGCCACAAACTTATCAGCTTCCTCATTCTGCTTCACATCAGGAAAACACTTAAACTTTTTATAAATCGTAACATCATCCCGAATCGAAACAAAAAAATCTTTTGCATCTGCCCTTATATCAAAAGGAACATAATTTTGAGGAACCTGAAAACGCCGCTTCATTTTGCCCCCGGTTCGTGTACAAATATTTCTCGAGATCTTCCGCAGGCTGTCCTGTCATCATCAAAAACAACCTCTGGCCAGAAGGTTCACCAGCCACTTTTATCAATATCATTTTCATCCACCACGTCATAAAAGATGATTCCTTTTTCCTCATCCTTCACAACTGCGGGAAAGCTCACTACATTTCCATCAGGCTTTCGCGCCCAGATCAAAACAGTTTCATAACCAGAAAGGTCGCATTTAGTATCAATAAGAATTCTTAATTTTGATTTCGCTCTGAAAATCCATTTCATATACGACACTCCAATTCAATTTCATATGCAATCGGACAGAACAAAGTCACCACATTATTTGCTTCTCTGATTTTTCCTCTGAGCCAATCCCATAAGCTCATAACAGTTTCAACCGCTCTAAAAAATAATCGTGAAGCAAAAGGTAAAGCCGCCAGCTGTACTTCATCAATATTATTTCGGAAGACAACTTGTTTTCTTATAACCTCAGTCTCTATTTCAGGTTCAAGCTCCAAAAGTCTTTTCCAGGTCAAAGTTTTACCAATCGAATCTGCAGAAACTAAAACATCATTACTATTTCTAAAAAGCAGTCTCTGATAATCTTTCAAAGCTATAGGCTCAAAGGCATCATTAAACTGACGTGTCATAGAATGATTTCTACTAAAAAGAGTAGTCATACTTTTTCTTTCAGACAAAAGCCTAGTAAAATACATCCGCTTTGCAAAACTGTCAGAAATTCCAATTCCATGGTTTCCGGCATTTCTTATATGCAGCTGATGTTTTTCTGCAGTTCCAGTTATAGCTTTAATTTCACTAAGAAGCTTTTTCAAAACTGATTTTCTGTTTACTGCAGAACTCACATTTATGACAGCCTGTTCGTTTATAGCGTAATTAAAATTATCTGGCGTAACATCATGAAAAGTTATATAGAAGCTCGGGTAATCGTTTATCTGTCGCCTGCTTACATAACAGTCTTCAAGATATCCTCCGGTTAAAACATCATAAACATCATCATCTTCAAACTCTGAATAATCCCACAGAATGTCGTAAGGTGTTACTGGTATTCCGCTACTAACTGAATTATCCCAGACAAAAACAGGAATTGGAGAATAAATACCAAAGTAAAGTGGATTTTCATATGTTTGCCAATTTTCTGTATATCTTCCCCAGATATATTCATCAAAATGAAGCGTTACATGAATCCATCCCGAATCGCGGCCAACCAGAGAAATCTTGTTGTAATCATAATTAATCATTCCCCACCATTTACCAACTGGTCCATAGCGTGGATCATCGTTGCTGGATGCAATAAAAGGCAAGATGTAAAAATATTCAGGGTCATAACAATAATTCCAGAAATCCGAAGTAGTCGGTTTTCGATAGTAATAATAAAACTCTATCGCAAGTTCTCCGTCATCCCTCTGGTCATAGGGTGGAAAAAACTCATAAACAAAAATGTAGTCTTCTTCATAAAACTCTACATCCGCAGTTTTTCCGCCAAGACCTTGTTTCCAGATATAATTGCTTTTAAGATAATTAGTTCCTATATGCTGATTACCCGCTATGGTGGTTCCCATATTAAGCTCCGCTTACAGTAATCTGCCAGTCAATCTGAAGGCTGTCTGCAGAAGGCACGTTTACACTTGGAGTAATTTGAGCATAAGCCAGGCACTTTGCTGCAGAAGTATTTCCGTTCATCAAAGCAACTTCGTTAATTCCGTTTGCGTTCAAGTCCCCTGCAGCAAAGCTTGTACAGTAAAGAACAACATTCTGTCCGGAAGAACCAAAAGCAGCTTGAGTTTTTGGATAAGTAGAATCAAGTTTTTTGAAAGAGCCTGTCGGAGTGTTTACACCGGTATTGTTCTTTGGTGTACTTCCGGTCCAGCCGGTTCCAACACGCATATAACCGTTTGTAGCATCCACTTTATCCTGAGTCGGATTACTAATCAAAAGATCCGCAATCATTCCGTCACCCTGATTAGTGATAGTGTTGTGATGACGGAAAATCATCGGTCGTTCTTTAAGCTTAAAAAGATTACGCCAAAATCCATTCTTAAAATACTTTACATGACCGTTACAGTCTCTAACCATAACAGTAACCAAGCCTCTAACTTTTCCTTTACTTGAAATCATTTACATACTCCCTGCCTACAATCGAAGAGCCGTTAAAAAAAATGCACCGCATTTTTTAGGCTCATCGAAAGAACGGCTCGAAATAACTGTGTTATTTCGTAATCAAACCGAACACCAGAGACGTAACAATCACGCCGCCAGTACCACCAATCAAAGCTCCATAAAAAAACTGATTCTGTTTTTTCTGAACTTCCGCCTTCAATTTTTTATTTTCAATCTCAAGATTTATCTTCGCCGCTTCCAGCTGGTCAGCCCTCTCTTTTTCAAAAGCCAGCTCACCACCAACTTCCAGTAAAGCAGCCTTAACTGACTCCTGAGCCGTTCTTTCAATTTCCTCTTCTGCAATTTCCATAACTTCCTCAATCGTCAGTTCTGCAGCAACGTCTTCTGAATCTTTCTTTTCCGTCGCTGATTGTGTCGCAGACTGAGCCATAAGATTCTGCAAGAGTCCGAGCATCAGCACGCTCAATACGAGCAACCGCTTCCTCCCGTTTTGTTGCAGCACGTTTATTAATCTCATCAATATCTTCCTTCCCGGTGGTTGAGTAGTCCGAAGGACGTATCGAAACCACCTGTTTTTCTCTCACAAAGAGAACTGCAAATATCGCCGCAAACACAGCCCCTAGCCAAATGAATATCTTTTTAATCACTTCCAAGGCTTTCTTCACTCGTTACCTTCCTTTGACACTTAAACTTCTGAATCTCTCTTCCCGCAATTACAGTAAGAGCCACCGTCAGCCATTCAGCGCCCCCAAGTACACCACAGCGAAGAAGCACAGTCGCAACAATAAAAATCACAAACTTCACGCTAAGAAGCTTTTCAACAAGTCTAGTAAATCTAAATCCAATCATCCGCATGCTCCGTCAATTGCATTACGAATCTGCTCAAACTGGTAATCAGCTCCAAACAAATCCACATTGTCATCACTTGCTTTCTGCAAAGCTTCCCGGTCCAGCCCGCGCACAATGATTCTGTAATCATTGGCGTTGTACCAGGGCTTCATATCGCTCAAGCTTCTAAGCTCTGAATAAGGCTCCACACAGTTAAGCACAACATCCCGGCCACAAAGACCGGCTACATGGCAAATCTCATTTTCCTTGTACAGTCTTGATCCAAGCTTTCTGTCATAAAGCGTCATAAAGAAAGCCGCCTGAATATCATCCTTGTCCGGATTCTTCTTCGTAAAATATTTCTTAAACAAAGCATCCGCCGTAACACGAATAGCGCAGCCGGTTGCAAGCAGCAAAGCAAGACAAACCGAGCCCGAACAGTCTGAGCTGATCAGATTTTCCTTTCCGCTTTCATAACGCAAAAATTGCATCCGTCCAAGAAAATATCTGTAGCGTTCAGCTTCTGTCAGTCCTTCAACAATTTCCTTTTCAGCTTCAAGCATCAGTCTCATT includes:
- a CDS encoding phage/plasmid primase, P4 family codes for the protein MNETEFSKNERAVLEQIGLEMKANKYVSGEMQFTDLTNTLYFLRAYQDKIRYCITWDKFLVWNGTNWEIDYRGFVQERIPIFIHQMYRIQRYIPDPILKQDFEKHLIKSESFRKIQAIVGLLKMRPEIKTIEKEFDTDNYLFNVEGLTLNLKTGKAKEPNIKHLITKKSNFIYDKAADCPTWKTFLMQIFAKDMQLIRFIQKACGYALSGDVSEQCLFILFGTGANGKSTFLNVLLELFGDYGCSTGIETFIKKNKEQSNDLARLKGSRLVTTSEIEQGIPMSESLIKSVTGEDSLTARFLYGEYFSFKPTFKIFMATNHKPKIRGADNGIWRRIKMIPFDVTIPPEQRDKNLTEKLIAENAGILNWLIQGYAMWKKEGLGDADAVSKANEEYRMDMDAVGTFVNDCLEIDGSLSWRLHTKILYETYIKWCNKNNERVMSQKWLGLRMSEKGFKRLSTNGQRFWLGLSVKVEWRGIVK
- a CDS encoding CHAT domain-containing tetratricopeptide repeat protein; the protein is MKLKKLFTGLIILLIFNFSTFTQTSDEAYSLYSKGNEYFNNQDYNNALNYYLKAIPIYEKVYGKNHIYTNDVYFFTGLTYYNKVDYQQALTWLNKALKFYSSTNGDKESEANTLIFIGNIYYDYSDFENALNYYNKSLDIIISLFGENYKEVATCYSDIGMVYGAKGDHLTAINYYNKALNIYKKTYSEDNLKTAACYFNIGVENYYAGKYEDAFYNYSKSLEIRKKISGEFDYDVANTIINLASIYSDYQMFDDALDLFEYADKILTELNANFYSSYYAILYNQLGCLYYAKSDYPKALDNWKKALDINLKLYGNTENTGVAYSNIGQVYQGMGDYSRAIANYEAANSIFIKLFGNVHPRIATTNKALGRLYISQGDYDSAFKMYTQAADIFTKFYGEKHSDVARCYLGMGDACENKGDYLLALEYFRKCMNTLIDIYGVETTDVADAYDRIAGIYEIYQEYEDAEALYKAALNVYINQCGEKSAKASTEYYMLGCHYAIINDYKKAIENFRNCYEGYKVSTNYNQIISVLTTILKNSRTDGFDTNIDFIRETIALAIDTIERARLDMTSIKSQLLKDSLYIYYFGVDFETRNNNPEKALEYSEMLRSRGFLDQIGLERAINLDGVSESERDEIKKLIQQIDISRNEIEKQNNISKNERDSKKLIEAEKNLSTSEKSLSKLDEKISKRIPAYAQLRNPQPPKANEIKKWCGKNRAIIEYVLYEPETENNESFAYCIIATNKNITTVCLDPKYDYNTTINILRDAITHRPIKSEVTFEKQRNELYEKLINPVLPHLKGCKDILIVTDGNLSFLPFDILRENSDSPEFGKKYSIGISPSISVSMIADSIKTSNKDTLLFGGAWYDKSLSEEEHNQTLRGTGKRGFDRSFATVESQTKLSAEALQELIKNEGSAKYYEQKKLNWRDLPGTIVEIETLQKSTFTKAKVETQKIASEANLKSMSKNGSLANYSILHFACHGYYDSDLSEMSSVLFSEVSGKISDSTDDGYLTIGEASSLNLNAQMVCLSACQTGLGEVKKGEGMVGLSRAFMVAGSKNVGVTLWSVDDAATAEFMTRMYKKVKSGMSYSEAYRKVKNEFRNSDDYNHPYYWAAFVLYE
- a CDS encoding ribonuclease III domain-containing protein → MNFSEQQSIINSQREIEEKIGYSFGTNRRLLVQAFTRKSFAEENEGIEDNEVLEFYGDQLVNTIMTKWMFDSFSQYSGSFQNDYYYSKKNEAELSEIRASYINKSALAHCIRILQLEYFLLLGKGDIKKEIWNNDKVLCDLFEAIIGAIAVHSATRTSNGYKWNYDIIEKSCKKMWDMLDIKEDYVEELECLCEEMDIDYPKYIPQPVYLTPSGQEYRCKIELYNDDGNCFKSLEASGNSKVVAQLNAAQAAINYLVGSQIKTELQNATPENALELLNVLFLRKQIAKPEFNFPSCKNEDGNQVWTCECYITTFENLPGYKEHGIDTGYTKQEAKQNAAYDLICWYLDKPNENRIWICPVCGAENSYDTRICTTCYEGEN
- a CDS encoding NYN domain-containing protein — encoded protein: MENELGKIALLIDADNFKQINKIKPAILEISKYGKISLKRAYANWTKDQFSNWGEVLRNFAIKPIHQIDYVSGKNATDMALTIDAMDFLYNSDYDVFVIVSGDSDFTPLAIKLKESGKTVIGISAKGNTSEAFVSSCDNFIYTENLENETQETSTPEDDKEVTKKDKNLELQDLIKKAYDSKNDEEYVNVSIAGSYIKRVKPDFDIRNYGVKKLTDYLKKYPKLYDVKNRKSGNKLIFTYKIKES